The Hymenobacter sp. DG01 genome has a segment encoding these proteins:
- a CDS encoding GNAT family N-acetyltransferase — MKPELQGLPLTDNSGSHRFELIVNHATAFMEYGEREGAIALFHTEVPAQLEGQGVGTAIVEKVLAEIERRQRQLIPLCPFVTSYLKRHPEWQRLVAPAYLRWFQPKEQE; from the coding sequence ATGAAACCTGAGTTACAAGGCCTCCCACTCACCGACAACAGCGGCAGCCACCGCTTTGAGCTGATCGTGAACCACGCCACGGCCTTTATGGAGTACGGCGAGCGGGAGGGCGCCATTGCCCTGTTTCACACCGAAGTGCCGGCGCAGCTGGAAGGGCAGGGGGTAGGCACGGCCATCGTGGAAAAGGTGCTGGCGGAAATAGAGCGGCGGCAGCGGCAACTAATTCCCCTGTGCCCCTTCGTGACAAGCTACCTGAAGCGGCACCCGGAGTGGCAGCGGCTGGTTGCCCCCGCCTACCTGCGCTGGTTTCAGCCGAAGGAGCAGGAGTAG
- a CDS encoding NADPH-dependent F420 reductase gives MLVLVLPPEKSKTPTSVVYLPAPAHHRRANQTTQPMNIGIIGAGNIGSALAVRLTSLGHNVYIANSRGPETLQDLAQKTGATPVTAEEAARRGSDIIVVTIPLEKIPDLPKDLLADVPAEVPIIDTSNYYPMLRDGQIPELETGDLTESGWVQQHLGRPVVKVFNNIFAEHLEKNGKPVGTPGRIALPVASDDAAAKQKVMALVEELGFDALDGGTMRESWRQQPGGPIYCNDLPADQVREHLARLGSERTEAQHQEFLANQAKAEQAMADQGIKLK, from the coding sequence TTGCTCGTTCTAGTCCTACCCCCAGAAAAAAGCAAAACACCCACTTCCGTTGTTTACCTGCCTGCACCGGCACATCACCGGCGCGCGAACCAAACAACACAACCTATGAACATCGGAATCATTGGAGCCGGTAACATCGGCAGCGCCCTAGCCGTGCGGCTCACCAGCCTCGGCCACAACGTGTACATCGCCAACTCTCGTGGCCCCGAAACCCTGCAGGACCTGGCCCAGAAAACCGGCGCTACCCCCGTTACGGCCGAAGAAGCAGCCCGCCGCGGCAGCGACATCATCGTGGTGACCATTCCGCTGGAAAAAATCCCGGACCTGCCCAAAGACCTGCTGGCCGACGTGCCGGCCGAGGTGCCCATCATCGACACGAGCAACTACTACCCCATGCTGCGCGACGGCCAAATTCCGGAGCTGGAAACCGGCGACCTGACCGAAAGCGGCTGGGTGCAGCAGCACCTGGGCCGCCCCGTTGTGAAGGTGTTCAACAATATCTTCGCCGAGCACCTCGAGAAAAACGGCAAGCCTGTCGGCACCCCCGGCCGCATTGCCTTGCCCGTGGCTTCTGATGATGCAGCCGCCAAGCAGAAAGTAATGGCCCTGGTAGAAGAGCTGGGCTTCGACGCCCTCGACGGGGGCACCATGCGCGAGTCGTGGCGGCAGCAGCCTGGCGGCCCCATCTACTGCAACGATTTGCCCGCCGACCAGGTGCGCGAGCATCTGGCCCGCCTCGGCTCCGAGCGCACCGAAGCCCAGCACCAAGAGTTCCTGGCCAACCAAGCCAAGGCGGAGCAGGCCATGGCCGACCAAGGTATCAAGCTGAAGTAG
- a CDS encoding DUF6602 domain-containing protein: MKAEQQEISSLSDLLREFRDKELELMKGYGVIKHPGLIGGMYEGLTKKVLEKSVFDGLGLKVAAGIIRNKKGDFSGEIDCMLVVGDGEMLPNSDKYIYESDKVVAVIQVKKNLYSKDVKDSYENLKSVIDVTEERDGEEFHGRLTRDAYRSIVMKELPSREELGSLPLHENLLYHILLLEAFYPARIVWGYNGFKSHKHFRDSLVDYLASNISSSPDQIINGYGPLNLPSLIMCEDYSLIKCNGMPFSFALENGWWSVMVSSNRNPVYFFLEVIWTRLQYMFKLSADIFGEDLEVDQVFFYLGCRPVEKEGRSGWEYFYIPIPDKQLEEVLLVKDWEPVELNKAQFIVVNALCHVRKEISYEENEEFSRVLMKEGVDNIYTFVDDLCKTGLVYSKAGKIGLLIDSCGIASIGGKMYAGENKSGRFSRWVMKNY; the protein is encoded by the coding sequence GTGAAAGCTGAACAACAAGAAATTAGCTCCTTATCTGATCTTTTGCGTGAGTTTAGAGATAAGGAACTCGAATTGATGAAAGGTTATGGTGTCATCAAGCATCCTGGCCTTATAGGTGGAATGTATGAAGGCCTTACAAAAAAGGTACTTGAAAAAAGTGTTTTTGATGGGTTAGGACTGAAAGTAGCTGCTGGTATTATTCGTAATAAAAAGGGGGATTTCAGTGGAGAGATAGATTGTATGTTAGTTGTTGGTGATGGTGAAATGCTCCCTAATAGTGATAAATATATTTATGAATCGGATAAAGTGGTAGCTGTTATTCAGGTTAAAAAGAATCTGTATTCCAAAGATGTTAAAGATTCCTATGAGAATTTAAAGTCTGTTATAGACGTAACGGAAGAGAGGGACGGGGAAGAATTTCATGGTAGATTGACAAGGGACGCATATAGGTCTATTGTCATGAAGGAATTGCCTAGCAGAGAGGAATTGGGATCATTGCCGCTTCATGAGAACTTGCTCTATCATATTCTCTTATTGGAAGCATTTTATCCTGCTAGGATTGTATGGGGATACAATGGGTTTAAATCTCATAAGCATTTCCGTGATTCATTAGTTGATTACTTGGCGTCTAATATTTCGAGTAGTCCAGATCAAATAATTAATGGCTATGGTCCCTTGAATCTTCCTAGTTTAATTATGTGTGAAGATTATTCGTTGATTAAATGTAATGGTATGCCATTCAGTTTTGCGCTTGAAAATGGATGGTGGAGCGTAATGGTGTCATCCAATAGAAATCCTGTCTACTTCTTTCTCGAAGTGATTTGGACAAGGCTTCAATATATGTTTAAGCTTTCGGCTGATATTTTCGGAGAGGATTTAGAAGTTGATCAAGTCTTCTTTTATTTAGGATGCAGGCCAGTAGAGAAGGAGGGTAGATCTGGATGGGAGTATTTCTATATTCCTATTCCTGATAAGCAACTTGAAGAAGTATTGTTGGTAAAAGATTGGGAGCCAGTAGAGCTTAATAAGGCTCAATTTATCGTTGTAAATGCTCTATGCCATGTTAGGAAAGAAATATCTTATGAGGAAAATGAAGAGTTTTCCAGGGTTCTTATGAAAGAAGGAGTTGATAACATATATACTTTTGTTGATGATCTTTGTAAAACAGGTTTGGTATATTCAAAAGCTGGTAAAATTGGCTTATTGATTGATAGCTGTGGTATAGCTTCTATTGGTGGTAAAATGTATGCAGGGGAAAATAAATCTGGTAGATTTAGTCGGTGGGTTATGAAAAATTATTGA
- the hutU gene encoding urocanate hydratase, translated as MYYEYKPTETVRAQHGPELRCKTWEAEAALRMLENNLDPAVSLVYDELIVYGGAGRAARNWKEYQTIVRTLKTLAPDETMLVQSGKAVGVIRTWAHAPRVLIANSNLVPAWSTQEYFDELDRQGLMMYGQMTAGSWIYIATQGILQGTYETLAAVADRHFSGTLAGTITVTAGLGGMSGAQPLAVTMNDGVCLVIESVDARVKQKVREGYVDEQARDLAHALELCQQYKAERKGYSVGLTGNAATVLPQLLAQSFPVDIVTDQTSAHDLMDYIPEGNLEEVLQLRQDNPEEFKRRALQSIVKHCQAIIDLQAAGAVALDYGNNLRGQAEKGGLRVRDEHGQFLYPGFVPAYIRPLFCEGKGPFRWAALSGDPQDILRIDRALLETFPENRMLRRWIEKAQAKVPFIGLPARVCWLGYGERAKFGLIINDLVARGEVKAPIVIGRDHLDCGSVASPNRETEGMQDGSDAVADWPLLNALANCASGADWVSLHNGGGVGIGNSTHAGMVIVATGTPEKAEQLKRVLTTDPGMGIFRHADAGYELAQQVAKERGVKIPREN; from the coding sequence ATGTATTATGAGTACAAGCCCACAGAAACGGTGCGGGCTCAGCACGGCCCCGAGCTGCGCTGCAAAACCTGGGAAGCAGAGGCGGCCCTGCGCATGCTGGAAAACAACCTCGACCCGGCCGTAAGCCTGGTGTACGATGAGCTGATTGTGTACGGCGGGGCCGGCCGCGCCGCCCGCAACTGGAAGGAATACCAGACCATTGTGCGCACCCTCAAAACGCTGGCCCCCGACGAAACCATGCTGGTGCAGTCGGGCAAGGCCGTGGGCGTAATCCGGACCTGGGCCCACGCCCCGCGTGTGCTCATCGCCAACTCCAACCTGGTGCCAGCCTGGAGCACCCAGGAGTATTTCGATGAGCTGGACCGCCAGGGCCTGATGATGTACGGGCAGATGACGGCCGGCTCCTGGATTTACATTGCCACCCAGGGCATTCTGCAGGGCACCTATGAAACTCTGGCCGCCGTGGCCGACCGGCACTTTTCGGGCACGCTGGCCGGCACCATCACTGTCACGGCCGGCCTCGGGGGCATGTCGGGCGCCCAGCCCCTGGCCGTAACCATGAACGACGGGGTGTGTCTGGTAATTGAAAGCGTAGATGCCCGCGTAAAGCAGAAGGTGCGCGAAGGCTACGTGGACGAGCAGGCCCGCGACCTGGCCCACGCTCTGGAGCTATGCCAGCAGTACAAAGCCGAGCGCAAAGGCTATTCCGTGGGCCTGACGGGTAACGCTGCCACCGTGCTACCCCAGCTGCTGGCCCAAAGCTTCCCGGTTGACATCGTAACTGACCAGACCTCGGCCCACGACCTGATGGACTACATCCCCGAAGGCAACCTGGAAGAGGTGCTGCAGCTGCGCCAGGACAACCCCGAGGAGTTTAAGCGCCGGGCTCTGCAATCCATTGTAAAGCACTGCCAGGCCATTATTGATCTGCAGGCGGCTGGCGCCGTGGCCCTCGACTACGGCAACAACCTGCGCGGACAGGCCGAAAAAGGCGGGCTGCGGGTGCGCGACGAGCACGGGCAGTTTCTCTACCCCGGCTTCGTACCCGCCTACATCCGGCCGCTGTTCTGCGAGGGCAAGGGCCCGTTCCGCTGGGCGGCCCTCTCCGGCGACCCCCAGGATATCCTGCGCATCGATAGGGCCCTACTCGAAACCTTCCCCGAAAACCGTATGCTGCGCCGCTGGATTGAAAAGGCCCAGGCCAAAGTGCCCTTCATTGGCCTACCGGCCCGCGTGTGCTGGCTGGGCTACGGCGAGCGGGCAAAGTTCGGCCTGATCATCAACGACCTGGTGGCCCGCGGCGAAGTGAAAGCCCCCATCGTCATCGGCCGCGACCACCTCGACTGCGGCTCCGTGGCCTCGCCCAACCGCGAGACCGAGGGCATGCAGGACGGCTCCGACGCTGTAGCCGACTGGCCCCTGCTCAACGCCCTGGCCAACTGTGCCTCCGGCGCCGACTGGGTGAGCCTGCACAACGGCGGCGGCGTGGGCATTGGCAACAGCACCCACGCGGGCATGGTCATAGTAGCCACCGGTACCCCCGAAAAAGCCGAACAACTAAAACGGGTTTTGACCACTGACCCCGGCATGGGTATCTTCCGCCACGCCGACGCGGGCTACGAGCTGGCCCAGCAGGTAGCCAAGGAGCGCGGCGTGAAGATTCCGCGCGAGAATTAA
- a CDS encoding glucose-6-phosphate isomerase, giving the protein METPSSNISAMTLQLGSYQAAIDAKLQDFKARNFTAGFWQKQADLWVQDAEAQQSLRSFMGWLRVAETMLPRVGEMEEFAREVKAAGFQHVVVMGMGGSTMTPIVFRQAFQQGPDALPLSVLDTTNPGTVREIEESVPLAQTLFVVASKSGTTAEPLAFGDYFYARLKEIKGDKAGENFVAITDPGSKFVTQATEEGYRRIFLNFAEVGGRFSALSYFGLVPAALYGIDIKTLLERAIDMMRATGSEGDVEQNPGLELGVALGVLARQGRDKLTLVVPGTISDFGLWLEQLVAESTGKEGKGIMPLAGDPLNGPEVYGQDRVFVYVGFENQPDEQNRQKVAALQAAGHPVVTILMRDALDLGAEFFRWEVATAIASAVLEINPFDQPNVQAAKTATDQLMKVVVEKGSLPEESTPVLQENGLDYYTNVAGGSAVEVLRAFFGQSKPGNFLCIQAYLQESEALNQELQEVRSLVQQHLHIATASGYGPRFLHSTGQYHKGGPDNGLFLQITTDHAQDLPLPGRPYTFGTFQNAQAAGDLKALQDYNRRTLRVHLGSAGEAQGVGTLLTALREALA; this is encoded by the coding sequence ATGGAAACTCCTTCCTCCAACATCTCCGCCATGACCCTGCAGCTGGGCTCTTACCAGGCTGCCATCGACGCTAAACTGCAGGATTTCAAGGCCCGCAACTTCACCGCCGGTTTCTGGCAGAAACAAGCCGACCTGTGGGTGCAGGACGCCGAAGCCCAGCAGAGCCTGCGCAGCTTTATGGGCTGGCTGCGGGTAGCCGAAACCATGCTGCCCCGCGTGGGCGAGATGGAGGAATTTGCCCGCGAGGTGAAGGCCGCCGGCTTTCAGCACGTAGTGGTAATGGGCATGGGCGGCAGCACCATGACCCCGATTGTGTTCCGCCAGGCTTTCCAGCAAGGCCCCGACGCCCTACCCCTCTCGGTGCTCGATACCACTAACCCTGGTACCGTGCGCGAAATTGAGGAGTCGGTGCCCCTGGCCCAGACTCTGTTTGTGGTAGCCAGCAAATCGGGCACTACGGCCGAGCCCCTGGCGTTCGGCGACTATTTCTACGCTCGCCTCAAGGAAATCAAGGGTGATAAGGCCGGCGAGAACTTCGTGGCCATTACCGACCCCGGCTCCAAGTTTGTAACTCAGGCTACCGAAGAAGGCTACCGCCGCATCTTCCTGAACTTTGCCGAGGTAGGCGGCCGCTTCTCGGCCCTCTCCTACTTTGGGTTGGTGCCGGCTGCTTTGTATGGCATTGATATTAAAACTCTGCTGGAGCGCGCCATTGACATGATGCGCGCTACCGGCTCGGAGGGCGACGTAGAGCAGAACCCCGGCCTGGAGCTGGGCGTGGCCCTGGGCGTACTGGCCCGGCAAGGCCGCGACAAGCTCACCCTGGTAGTACCCGGCACCATTTCTGACTTCGGCCTGTGGCTGGAGCAGCTGGTAGCCGAAAGCACCGGCAAGGAAGGCAAAGGCATCATGCCCCTGGCCGGCGACCCACTCAATGGCCCCGAGGTGTACGGCCAGGACCGCGTGTTCGTGTACGTAGGCTTTGAGAACCAGCCCGACGAGCAGAACCGCCAGAAGGTGGCCGCTCTGCAGGCCGCTGGCCACCCGGTAGTTACTATTCTGATGCGCGACGCCCTGGACCTGGGTGCTGAGTTCTTCCGCTGGGAAGTAGCCACGGCCATTGCCAGCGCCGTGCTCGAAATCAACCCCTTCGACCAGCCCAACGTGCAGGCCGCCAAAACCGCCACCGACCAGCTGATGAAAGTGGTGGTAGAAAAAGGCTCCCTACCTGAGGAAAGCACCCCGGTGCTCCAGGAAAACGGCCTCGACTACTACACCAACGTAGCGGGGGGTAGCGCGGTGGAAGTGCTGCGCGCTTTCTTCGGCCAGAGCAAGCCCGGCAACTTCCTCTGCATTCAGGCCTACCTGCAGGAATCGGAGGCCCTGAACCAGGAGCTACAGGAGGTGCGCAGCCTGGTGCAGCAGCACCTGCACATTGCCACGGCGTCGGGCTATGGCCCCCGCTTCCTGCACTCCACGGGTCAGTACCACAAAGGCGGCCCCGATAACGGCCTGTTCCTGCAAATCACCACCGACCACGCCCAGGACCTGCCCCTGCCCGGCCGCCCCTACACCTTCGGCACCTTCCAGAACGCCCAGGCCGCCGGCGACCTGAAGGCCCTGCAGGACTATAACCGCCGCACCCTGCGCGTGCACCTCGGCTCGGCCGGTGAAGCCCAGGGCGTAGGCACCCTGCTCACCGCCCTGCGCGAGGCCCTGGCGTAA
- a CDS encoding MBL fold metallo-hydrolase, with amino-acid sequence MEKVAAGVHQLSIQRFVNVYFVETGHAGAWILVDTGLPGSEKAIIEAADKIFYPGTHPEAILLTHGHMDHSGSAQALAEHWKVPVLAHSLEMPFLTARAVYPPADPTVAGGGSLAFVARFFPPQSFQLSDYVQHLPEHDTEPPFLPDWQILHVPGHAPGQIALFREKDRTLIGADAFATANHESVPELLLQLPKISVAGAPFNYNWQQVQESIQKLAALRPEAIGCGHGPVIKGPAAAAGLQKLADEFRIPAKGRYVQDPARLDETGVAYLPPAPHDPIRQKFTIAAVGLGALAGVALLVKRYQKHKQNEYPQKTSPVPKRPRTDEVVRYPEQY; translated from the coding sequence ATGGAAAAGGTAGCCGCTGGGGTTCACCAGCTTTCTATCCAACGCTTTGTTAATGTATATTTTGTAGAAACAGGTCATGCCGGAGCGTGGATTCTGGTGGACACTGGTTTGCCGGGCTCGGAGAAGGCCATTATTGAAGCCGCCGACAAGATTTTCTACCCCGGTACCCATCCTGAAGCCATTCTGCTGACCCACGGCCACATGGACCACTCGGGTTCGGCCCAGGCTCTGGCTGAACACTGGAAAGTGCCCGTACTGGCCCACTCCCTCGAAATGCCCTTCCTGACGGCCCGGGCCGTGTATCCGCCCGCCGACCCAACGGTAGCGGGCGGCGGTTCCCTAGCATTCGTGGCCCGCTTCTTCCCGCCCCAGTCGTTTCAGCTCAGCGACTACGTGCAGCACCTACCCGAGCACGATACCGAGCCACCCTTCCTGCCCGACTGGCAGATTCTGCACGTGCCGGGCCACGCGCCGGGCCAGATTGCGCTGTTCCGCGAAAAAGACCGCACCCTGATTGGGGCCGACGCTTTTGCCACGGCCAACCACGAGTCGGTGCCGGAGCTGCTGCTGCAGCTGCCGAAAATCAGCGTGGCGGGCGCGCCGTTCAACTACAACTGGCAACAGGTGCAGGAGTCTATTCAGAAGCTGGCGGCCCTGCGGCCCGAGGCCATCGGGTGCGGGCACGGCCCCGTCATCAAAGGCCCCGCAGCCGCCGCGGGCCTGCAGAAATTGGCCGACGAGTTCCGGATTCCGGCCAAGGGCCGCTACGTGCAGGACCCCGCCCGCCTCGATGAAACCGGCGTGGCCTACCTCCCACCGGCCCCCCACGACCCCATCCGCCAGAAGTTTACCATTGCTGCCGTTGGGTTGGGCGCCCTGGCGGGGGTAGCCCTGCTGGTGAAGCGCTACCAGAAGCACAAGCAAAACGAGTACCCCCAGAAAACTTCCCCCGTGCCCAAGCGCCCCCGCACCGACGAGGTAGTGCGCTACCCCGAGCAGTACTAA
- a CDS encoding DUF4097 family beta strand repeat-containing protein codes for MKHLFICLLGVVLGLPAVAQKTPVKPAAKPAAGPVFTLACPVAPTSSSLQKQHCEIRTLTLPAPPAGTPLTVDARLQGSIRVRAWSGADVRVRTVVTGRAATPEAAKALAAAVRVSSQGNTLRAARANESLDGWEVSYEVLVPAQTDLTLRSTNGSISIENVRGTLRCESTNGSLALTGVGGDVRGKTTAGSLNLTLTGNAWQGPGLDVSTVNGSISWNLPAVYAATIMARTVQGRVQAELNTKRKSILPHNLVATLGKGGAQLRAATVNGSVTVKQEALPADAEPVEEEVSE; via the coding sequence ATGAAACACCTGTTTATCTGTTTGTTGGGCGTGGTACTGGGGCTGCCCGCTGTGGCTCAGAAAACCCCCGTGAAGCCCGCCGCAAAACCGGCTGCCGGGCCCGTCTTTACCCTGGCCTGTCCGGTGGCGCCCACATCCTCTTCCCTGCAAAAGCAGCATTGCGAAATCCGCACCCTGACCTTGCCAGCCCCGCCCGCCGGCACGCCCCTTACCGTGGATGCCCGCCTGCAGGGCAGCATTCGGGTGCGGGCCTGGAGCGGCGCAGACGTGCGGGTTCGGACGGTAGTAACGGGTAGGGCTGCTACCCCGGAAGCGGCCAAAGCCCTGGCGGCTGCCGTGCGTGTCAGTTCCCAAGGCAATACGCTGCGGGCCGCCCGCGCCAACGAGAGCCTGGACGGCTGGGAGGTCAGCTACGAAGTGCTGGTGCCGGCCCAAACCGACCTGACCCTGCGCTCTACCAATGGCAGCATCAGCATTGAAAACGTACGCGGGACGCTGCGCTGCGAAAGCACCAACGGCAGCCTGGCCCTGACCGGGGTAGGCGGCGACGTGCGCGGCAAAACCACCGCCGGCAGCCTGAACCTCACCCTCACTGGCAACGCCTGGCAGGGCCCCGGTCTGGATGTAAGCACCGTCAACGGAAGTATTTCGTGGAATTTGCCCGCCGTCTATGCCGCCACCATTATGGCGCGCACGGTGCAGGGCCGTGTGCAGGCTGAGCTGAATACCAAGCGCAAAAGCATCCTACCCCATAACCTGGTGGCAACCCTCGGGAAGGGCGGTGCCCAGCTGCGGGCCGCCACCGTAAACGGCAGCGTAACGGTAAAGCAGGAAGCCCTACCTGCTGATGCCGAGCCAGTCGAGGAGGAAGTAAGTGAATGA
- a CDS encoding formimidoylglutamase: MPTFIRDLLRPAAELAQADVCLVGLPLDFGTVLEGGRAGAANGPEAIRRELRRYHKTYNLEHNVSLEALRIADAGNLDLRTTPDHEANHQTIRAELTRLLNQYPRVVVLGGSHDCTYSTVRALRDATNGQAVGGINLDAHADVKDRPGLLSSGTPFGKLLREEVLAGERFTEIGLHSNLNTREDIEFLHQQQATLVPLAHVQQDGMVEYMRRALRRATAAGPAFVSFDIDGCAEAYAPAVSAPSADGFTPRQAVEAAFLAGKEPEVLLFELMELNPLFDRDNQTARLAATILTAYLTGIAATLSA; the protein is encoded by the coding sequence ATGCCCACCTTTATCCGCGACTTACTGCGCCCCGCCGCCGAGCTTGCCCAGGCCGATGTCTGCCTGGTGGGGCTACCCCTCGATTTTGGAACCGTGCTGGAAGGCGGCCGCGCCGGCGCCGCAAATGGGCCCGAGGCCATCCGGCGGGAGCTGCGCCGCTACCACAAAACTTACAATCTGGAGCACAACGTGAGCCTGGAAGCCCTGCGCATTGCCGATGCCGGCAACCTCGACCTGCGCACTACCCCCGACCACGAAGCCAACCACCAGACCATCCGGGCAGAGCTCACGCGCCTGCTCAACCAGTACCCCCGCGTGGTAGTGCTGGGCGGCTCCCACGACTGCACCTACAGCACCGTGCGCGCCCTCCGCGACGCCACCAACGGGCAGGCCGTAGGCGGCATCAACCTCGACGCCCACGCCGACGTGAAGGACCGCCCCGGGCTGCTCAGCAGTGGTACACCTTTCGGGAAGCTGCTGCGCGAGGAAGTGCTGGCCGGGGAGCGGTTCACTGAAATCGGGCTGCATTCCAACCTCAATACCCGCGAGGATATCGAGTTTCTGCACCAGCAGCAGGCCACCCTGGTCCCTCTGGCTCATGTGCAGCAGGATGGCATGGTCGAATACATGCGCCGGGCCCTGCGCCGCGCCACGGCCGCCGGTCCGGCCTTCGTGAGCTTCGATATAGACGGTTGCGCCGAAGCTTACGCCCCCGCCGTTTCGGCCCCCAGCGCCGATGGCTTTACGCCCCGCCAAGCGGTGGAAGCGGCTTTTCTGGCTGGGAAAGAGCCGGAAGTGCTCTTGTTCGAGCTCATGGAGCTGAACCCCCTCTTCGACCGGGACAACCAAACTGCGCGGCTGGCCGCCACCATCCTCACGGCCTACCTGACCGGCATAGCCGCTACCCTCAGCGCCTGA